TTTCATACATTGCTAGTGTAGTAGAATATAAGTCAGTTGGGAATTCATCTGTATCCCATCCAAGTAATGGATCACCTTGGTTTGCATCGACAGAACCTAAGATGCCATTTATACGTGCATAACGTAATTCATGTTCAAATGTGTGTCCAGCCAATGTTGCGTGATTTGCTTCTATATTAAGTTTAAAGTGTTTTTCTAAACCATAGTTTAACAAAAATGCATGTGCTGATTGGCTATCATAATCATATTGATGTGTAGTTGGTTCTTTAGGTTTTGGTTCAATTAGAAATTGACCATCAAAATCAAGTTCCTTCGCATAGTCAACTGCCATATGAAAGAAGCGTCCTAAATTATCTTGTTCCAATTTAAGATCTGTATTTAGTAATGTTTCGTATCCTTCACGGCCACCCCAAAAGACATAGTTCTCAGCCCCAAGTTCTTTTGCTACTTCCAATCCCTTTTTCACTTTAGCTGCAGCATATGCATACACATTCGCATCACTTGATGAAGCTGCGCCATGCACAAAACGTGGATGTGTAAAGTTATTAGCGGTGTTCCAAAGTAACTTCACACCGCTATCCTTCATATAACCTTTCATCATTGAAACAATCGTGTCTACATTTTTATTCGATTCTCTTAATGTATCACCCTCTGGTGCGATATCAACATCATGAAAACAGAAATATTTCACTCCTAATTTATCAAAAAACTCAAACGCGGCTTCCACGCGGGCTTTT
The nucleotide sequence above comes from Paraliobacillus zengyii. Encoded proteins:
- the xylA gene encoding xylose isomerase; the protein is MTVFESVNKIKYEGAQSKDPLAFKFYNPNEVVNGQTMEEYLRFGVAYWHTFTQDLSDPFGAGTAIRPWDKFTGMDQAKARVEAAFEFFDKLGVKYFCFHDVDIAPEGDTLRESNKNVDTIVSMMKGYMKDSGVKLLWNTANNFTHPRFVHGAASSSDANVYAYAAAKVKKGLEVAKELGAENYVFWGGREGYETLLNTDLKLEQDNLGRFFHMAVDYAKELDFDGQFLIEPKPKEPTTHQYDYDSQSAHAFLLNYGLEKHFKLNIEANHATLAGHTFEHELRYARINGILGSVDANQGDPLLGWDTDEFPTDLYSTTLAMYEIIKNGGLGKGGLNFDAKVRRGSFEPEDLFYAHVAGMDSFAVGYKVASKMIEDNVFEDILSNRYSTYNEGIGLDIVSGKTDFKKLEAHALDLGEIKHKSGRLELIKATINQYLLQVMAEK